Proteins co-encoded in one Malus domestica chromosome 09, GDT2T_hap1 genomic window:
- the LOC103411285 gene encoding rho GDP-dissociation inhibitor 1-like, which produces MGGGEKSDKETKKENQGDTDNEGVEGIGRQMSETSVSAAEEEEDEEGSSKIQLGPQCTLKEQIEKDKDDESLRRWKEQLLGAVDFENVGETLEPEVKFIQLSILSPGRPDIVLDIPEDGKPKGLWFTLKEGSPHNLKFSFQVKNNIVSGLKYTNTVWKTGVKVDSTKEMIGTFSPQQEPYIHVMPEETTPSGMFARGSYSARSKFLDDDNKCYLEINYTFDIRKEWAK; this is translated from the exons ATGGGGGGAGGAGAGAAGAGTgacaaagaaacaaagaaagaaaaccaaGGTGATACAGATAATGAAGGAGTTGAGGGGATTGGGAGGCAGATGAGTGAGACTTCCGTCTCTGCAgctgaggaggaggaagatgaagaaggaagcaGTAAAATTCAGTTGGGTCCCCAATGCACTCTTAAGGAACAGATTGAGAAGGATAAG GATGATGAGAGTTTGAGGAGGTGGAAGGAGCAGCTGCTTGGGGCTGTGGATTTTGAGAATGTTGGGG AAACTCTTGAACCAGAAGTGAAGTTCATTCAGCTGTCAATCCTTTCTCCTGGTAGACCTGACATTGTTCTTGATATTCCGGAAGATGGGAAACCCAAAGGCTTATGGTTTACGCTGAAAGAAGGTAGTCCGCACAACCTGAAGTTCTCCTTCCAAGTTAAGAATAACATTGTGTCCGGCCTCAAGTACACCAACACTGTTTGGAAAACTGGTGTCAAGG TCGACAGCACAAAAGAGATGATTGGAACTTTCAGTCCTCAGCAAGAGCCTTACATACATGTGATGCCGGAAGAGACCACACCTTCTGGCATGTTTGCCAGAGGATCATATTCTGCAAGATCAAAG TTTCTTGACGATGATAACAAGTGCTACCTGGAGATCAATTACACCTTCGATATTCGAAAGGAATGGGCTAAATAA